The following proteins come from a genomic window of Gossypium raimondii isolate GPD5lz chromosome 5, ASM2569854v1, whole genome shotgun sequence:
- the LOC105766198 gene encoding eukaryotic translation initiation factor 3 subunit H → MANSMARSFLQVAATEEVASPLRVVQIEGVVILKIIKHCKEFSPALVTGQLLGLDVGSVLEVTNCFPFPIREEDEEIEADGANYQLEMMRCLREVNVDNNTVGWYQSTILGSYQTVELIETFMNYQENIRRCVCIIYDPSRSNQGVLALKALKLSDSFMELYRANNFTGEKLREKNLSWVDIFEEIPIKVSNSALISAFMTELESDTPVKQCDYDRLQLSTKPYMERNVEFLIECMDDLSMEQQKFQFYYRSLSRQQAQQQAWLQKRRTENMARKAAGEEPLPEEDPSNPIFKPIPEPSRLESFLVTNQIANYCNQINGVAGQNFNRLYLMKSLHDN, encoded by the exons atGGCGAACTCAATGGCAAGGTCGTTCCTTCAGGTTGCGGCAACGGAGGAGGTTGCTTCCCCTCTCCGAGTTGTTCAAATCGAAGGCGTG gtgatattaaaaataatcaaacattGCAAGGAGTTTTCACCTGCACTGGTTACAGGCCAGCTTCTTGGATTAGATGTTGGCAGTGTTCTTGAAGTTACTAACTGTTTTCCTTTCCCG ATCCGCGAGGAAGACGAGGAGATTGAAGCTGATGGAGCTAATTATCAGCTTGAGATGATGAGATGTCTAAGGGAGGTTAATGTTGATAACAACACTGTTGGATG GTACCAATCAACAATTTTGGGTTCATACCAAACAGTGGAGTTGATTGAGACCTTTATGAATTATCag GAGAATATTAGGAGGTGTGTGTGCATTATCTATGATCCTTCTAGGTCAAATCAAGGTGTCTTGGCTCTCAAGGCTTTGAAGCTATCTGATTCTTTTATGGAACTTTACCGAGCTAATAACTTCACTGGAGAGAA ATTGCGGGAGAAAAACTTATCATGGGTCGATATTTTTGAGGAAATTCCT ATCAAAGTCTCAAATTCTGCACTTATCAGTGCCTTTATGACTGAGCTGGAATCTGATACTCCGGTCAAACAG TGTGATTATGACCGTCTGCAATTGTCAACTAAACCATATATGGAGAGGAATGTGGAATTTTTGATCGAATGCATGGATGATTTGTCAATGGAACAACAGAAG TTTCAATTTTACTATAGGAGTCTGTCACGACAGCAAGCCCAGCAACAGGCATGGCTTCAGAAAAGAAG GACAGAGAACATGGCTAGAAAAGCTGCTGGGGAGGAGCCTCTGCCAGAGGAGGACCCCTCAAATCCGATCTTCAAGCCAATCCCTGAACCATCACGTTTGGAGAGCTTTCTCGTAACAAATCAAATTGCTAATTACTGCAACCAAATCAACGG